The nucleotide sequence CGGACGAGCACGTCGTCGGGATGCCCGCTCCTGGCACGCGCGACCGCCGCCTGGAAGAGGTGGCCGAAACAGTACAGTTCGTGGCCCCACTCGAGATCGCTGTACCGCGGACGCTGACCGGGACGCCCGAAGGCGGTGTGCAGGTAGCCGTCAGGCTCCTGCGCCGCCGCCACCCGGGCGACTAAGGCCGAGTAGCGCGCCTCGAGCCCGGCATCGGGACGACGGCCGAGCTCCCAGGCCATCGCCTCGAGCAGCTTGTAGACCTCCGAATCGACGAACTCGATCCCGTCGTGGTGCTCGGCGACCGTGCCCGCGGCGGCACGGTCGAAGTTGCCGATCCAGCCGATCCGCTCCATCCACGTCTCGCAGTGGTCGAGGATGACGGTCGCGTTGAGCTGCTGCTTGTCGGCCCAGAATCCGCCCGAGATGCGGACCTCGTCCGGTCCGAGCGGCCGGAGGAGGCTGCGGGAGGGGACAACCGGTCCCCCGGTCAGAAGGGCGGTCGAGGTGAGGGTCATCGTTCTCCCGACGGTCGGTGGCTGGCGAGCAGCAGATAGACCGCCGCCGTCCAGGTGTAGGCGCGGTCGCGCAGGCCGTCGCCGGTGAGGGCGTCGAAGTTCTCGGCGAATCCGGAGCGCTCGCAGGCGGCGAGGAAGGCGTCCGCGACCCGGTCGGCCAGCTCGCCGTGCCCGGCGCGGCGCAGGCCGTCGACGATGAGGTGGGTGCTCGGCGCCCAGACCGGTCCGCGCCAGTAGCCGTCGGCGGTGTACTGCGCAGAGTCAGGCAGCTCGGTCGCCGGTCCCCACGGTGTGAGGTGGGCCTCGACCGCGGCGGCGAGCGCGGACGCGATGTCGGCGGGAAGACGGTCTCCGAGCACGATGGGGAGCGACCCGAGCAGGCTCGTGGAGGTGGACGGCCGCCCCGAGGCGACCGACCGGGCGACGAAGTGATCGCCCGCCCACAGCTCGTCGAACAGCGCCCGCTCGATCGCGATCCGCTCGTCCTCCCATTCGGCCGCAGACTCTCCGAGCTCGACCGCGAGGCGGCCCAGCTCCTCCAGCTGCAGGATGAGGAACGCGGCGAGGTCCGGCGACTCGACCACCCGATCCCGGTCGAAGAGCGTGGAGTTGTCCCACCCGCTGTCGTTGCCGTGCTGGTAGTACGGGAGCGCATGACCGGGTGCGCGGCGGCTGTCGAGCCAGAACCGCGTCCAGGCGGAGAGCCTCCGGTACACCAGGCGCAGGGCGCCGTCGTCGAAGGGTGTGGAGACGCGCTCCCGCAGGAGCCGGAACGCCCAGCCGTGGATGGGCGGCTTCACGAAGTTGTAGAGCACCTCGGAGTGCGTGACCGAGTCGGGCAGCGCTCCGCCCGCGTCCTGGTGATCAAAGGGCAGGAGCAACTGGTCGAGGGCGGCCTCCGCATCGAGCGGTGCGAGGGCGAGGGCGTTGAAGCAGTGGTCCCACGACCAGACCTTGTCCATCCAGTGCTTCGACATGAGCACCGCCTCGCGGCCGA is from Leifsonia sp. 466MF and encodes:
- a CDS encoding amylo-alpha-1,6-glucosidase, which encodes MTNLSTIASTDVAVDLSEIPFSVRGSWLDISPVIGTHQVSDDLHLVSHVTGMHAVLRLTPVVGAATAARVEATASRVAWTAGDGIVEAVFEHPGAIRFRGRGLGMRFAASDELTPFTGGYLFTDPVDGAITLTSYETGRRYRFTVLAGSAEIVGDGLLGSGAREVAFGADDLWEVRLEQTEAGLRPLDATTSFDDLVRHRRAEFAAYCSGLLAGAEATPTAVKAAYVLWSATVEPGGFVGREAVLMSKHWMDKVWSWDHCFNALALAPLDAEAALDQLLLPFDHQDAGGALPDSVTHSEVLYNFVKPPIHGWAFRLLRERVSTPFDDGALRLVYRRLSAWTRFWLDSRRAPGHALPYYQHGNDSGWDNSTLFDRDRVVESPDLAAFLILQLEELGRLAVELGESAAEWEDERIAIERALFDELWAGDHFVARSVASGRPSTSTSLLGSLPIVLGDRLPADIASALAAAVEAHLTPWGPATELPDSAQYTADGYWRGPVWAPSTHLIVDGLRRAGHGELADRVADAFLAACERSGFAENFDALTGDGLRDRAYTWTAAVYLLLASHRPSGER